Proteins encoded in a region of the Rutidosis leptorrhynchoides isolate AG116_Rl617_1_P2 unplaced genomic scaffold, CSIRO_AGI_Rlap_v1 contig424, whole genome shotgun sequence genome:
- the LOC139883596 gene encoding inositol monophosphatase 3-like produces MTENGSLSEFMNAAIDAAKSAGQVIRNAFYETKLVEHKGSVDLVTKTDKECEDLIFNYLKQKFPTHKFIGEETTAANGKMELTDEPTWIVDPVDGTTNFVHGFPFVCVSIGLTISKTPVVGVVYNPIINELFTAIEGQGAFLNGNPIKASSQSELLKCLLATDVGYSREKSNVDAMTNSINSLLLKVRSIRICGSCALNLCGIACGRFDLFFQSGFGPWDVAAGVLIVKEAGGIVYDQSGKDFDLTSQRVAASNSIVKDAFLEVLEPYVASSNY; encoded by the exons ATGACTGAAAATG GTTCACTCTCAGAGTTCATGAACGCTGCCATTGATGCAGCTAAGAGTGCTGGCCAG GTAATTCGTAATGCGTTCTATGAGACCAAGCTTGTGGAGCATAAAGGCTCT GTGGATTTGGTTACTAAGACTGATAAGGAATGCGAAGATCTCATATTTAATTATCTCAAGCAAAAATTCCCCACCCATAAG TTCATTGGTGAGGAAACTACAGCAGCTAATGGTAAAATGGAATTGACTGATGAGCCCACCTGGATTGTTGATCCTGTTGATGGAACGACAAACTTTGTACATGG GTTCCCCTTTGTGTGTGTCTCCATTGGTCTTACAATTTCAAAGACTCCTGTAGTTGGTGTTGTTTACAATCCGATAATAAATGAG CTTTTTACTGCCATCGAAGGACAAGGTGCTTTTCTTAATGGGAATCCTATAAAAG CATCCTCTCAAAGTGAGCTTTTGAAGTGTCTTTTGGCAACTGAT GTTGGATACAGTCGTGAAAAGTCGAATGTGGATgctatgacaaatagcatcaatagcTTACTGCtgaag GTGAGGTCCATTCGGATATGTGGCTCATGTGCATTGAACCTGTGTGGAATTGCATGTGGAAGATTTGATCTGTTTTTTCAGTCTGGATTTGGTCCATG GGATGTGGCGGCCGGAGTCTTAATTGTCAAAGAAGCCGGAGGGATTGTTTATGACCA ATCTGGAAAAGATTTCGACCTTACTTCTCAGAGAGTGGCAGCTTCAAACTCTATCGTCAAGGATGCATTTCTTGAAGTTTTGGAGCCATATGTAGCATCTTCAAATTATTAA
- the LOC139883593 gene encoding putative MO25-like protein At5g47540, translated as MRVLFKSKPKTPVDIVRQTRDLLAFADSPPVDTRESKREEKMAELYKNLREMKVILYGNSDAEPVPEACAQLTQEFFRENTLRLLIKSLPKLNLEARKDATQVVANLQRQQVHSRLISCDYLESNIDLMDILAAGYQDTDMALHYGAMLRECIRHQSVAKHVLESPHMRKFFDYIQIPNFDIAADAAATFKELLTRHKSTVAEFLSKNYDWFFAEYNSKLLESQNYITRRQAIKLLGDILLDRSNSVVMTRYVRSRDNLRIMMNLLRESSKSIQVDAFHVFKLFVANQNKPSDIVSILVANRSKLLRLLGKFKLDKENDQFESDKDQVVKEIAALEPK; from the exons ATGAGAGTTTTGTTCAAATCGAAGCCGAAAACTCCGGTCGACATCGTCCGGCAAACCCGTGATCTCCTCGCATTCGCCGACAGTCCTCCGGTTGATACTCGAGAATCCAAGCGGGAAGAAAAA ATGGCTGAGTTGTACAAGAATTTAAGGGAGATGAAGGTGATTCTCTATGGAAATAGTGATGCTGAGCCTGTTCCAGAGGCTTGTGCTCAGCTGACACAGGAATTCTTCAGAGAAAACACTCTTCGGCTCTTGATTAAGAGTCTTCCCAAACTGAACTTGGAG GCCAGGAAAGATGCAACTCAAGTCGTTGCAAATTTACAGAGACAGCAAGTTCATTCGCGTTTGATTTCCTGTGATTACTTGGAATCAAACATTGATCTTATGGATATTCTAGCAGCAGG TTACCAAGACACTGATATGGCATTACACTATGGTGCAATGTTGAGGGAGTGCATTCGTCACCAAAGTGTTGCAAA ACATGTTTTGGAATCACCACACATGAGGAAGTTTTTTGActatattcaaataccaaatttcgATATTGCTGCAGATGCTGCTGCGACTTTTAAG GAGCTTTTGACAAGGCATAAATCTACTGTTGCTGAATTTCTCTCCAAGAATTATGACTGG TTTTTTGCAGAGTACAACTCAAAGCTCTTGGAGTCTCAAAATTACATTACGAGACGTCAAGCTATCAAG CTATTGGGAGATATATTACTGGATAGGTCTAATTCTGTTGTGATGACCAGATATGTCCGCTCGAGGGATAACTTGAGAATCATGATGAATCTCCTTAGA GAATCAAGCAAGAGCATTCAGGTCGATGCATTTCATGTTTTCAAG CTATTTGTTGCTAATCAAAACAAGCCCTCAGACATTGTCAGCATTCTCGTTGCGAATCGAAGCAAGCTTCTTCGTTTGTTAGGCAAGTTCAAGTTGGACAAAG AGAACGATCAGTTCGAGTCTGACAAGGATCAAGTGGTGAAGGAAATTGCCGCCCTTGAACCTAAGTGA